Proteins from a single region of Antechinus flavipes isolate AdamAnt ecotype Samford, QLD, Australia chromosome 2, AdamAnt_v2, whole genome shotgun sequence:
- the SLC2A6 gene encoding solute carrier family 2, facilitated glucose transporter member 6 isoform X2 → MEQPLLGSETPDYETFPERPDPQQEQNYIRTLKNKRLFLATFAAVLGNFSFGYALVYTSPVIPALERSPNPALRMNKTESSWFGSVFTLGAAAGGLSAMVLNDLLGRKLSIMFSAVPSVIGYALMAGAQGLWMLLLGRILTGFAGGLTAACIPVYVSEISHPGVRGALGATPQIMAVFGSLLLYALGLKIPWRWLAVAGEVPVFVMMVLLCFMPNSPRFLLSQGKEEEALKALAWLRGRDTDFQREFQQIQNSVRRQNSRLSWAELRDPFIYKPIAIAVLMRFLQQLTGVTPILVYLQSIFHSTAVLLPPEEDAAIVGAMRLVSVLIAAGTMDRAGRKILLFVSASIMFVANLALGLYIHLSPQRPAPNATVALSSVAPEGSESGSYLMLVPLFATMLFIMGYAMGWGPITWLLMSEILPLKARGVASGLCVLVSWLTAFALTKSFLLVENAFGLQVPFYFFAAVCLINLVFTGCCVPETRRRSLEQIESFFRTGRRSFLR, encoded by the exons ATGGAGCAACCTCTTTTAGGAAGTGAGACACCAGACTATGAGACCTTCCCGGAAAGGCCAGACCCGCAGCAAGAACAGAATTATATCAG AACCCTGAAGAATAAGCGCTTGTTCCTGGCTACCTTCGCAGCAGTACTGGGAAATTTCAGCTTTGGCTATGCCCTAGTCTACACATCCCCAGTCATTCCAGCTCTTGAGAGATCCCCCAATCCAGCTTTACGAATGAACAAGACGGAGTCATCCTGGTTTGGT TCTGTATTCACCTTGGGAGCAGCTGCTGGAGGCCTCAGTGCCATGGTGCTCAACGATCTCCTGGGCAGGAAGCTCAGCATCATGTTCTCCGCTGTGCCCTCAGTTATTGGCTACGCCCTCATGGCTGGAGCTCAGGGGCTGTGGATGCTCTTGCTGGGGAGGATTCTGACCGGCTTCGCAGGAGGGCTCACCGCTGCTTGTATCCCA GTTTATGTGTCTGAGATCTCTCACCCTGGAGTTCGAGGGGCACTGGGGGCCACACCTCAGATCATGGCTGTCTTTGGGTCCCTCTTGCTCTATGCTCTGG GCTTGAAGATACCCTGGCGCTGGCTGGCGGTGGCTGGAGAGGTGCCAGTATTTGTCATGATGGTACTTCTGTGCTTTATGCCCAACTCCCCTCGCTTCCTCCTCTCCCAGGGCAAGGAGGAGGAAGCCCTGAAAGCCCTGGCCTGGCTCCGAGGGAGGGACACAGACTTCCAAAGGGAATTCCAGCAGATCCAGAACAGTGTCCGGCGGCAG AACAGCCGACTGTCGTGGGCCGAGCTGCGGGACCCTTTCATCTACAAGCCCATCGCCATCGCTGTTCTGATGAGATTCCTGCAGCAGCTAACAGGCGTCACGCCCATTCTGGTCTACCTGCAATCCATCTTCCACAGCACGGCTGTGCTGCTG CCCCCAGAAGAAGACGCAGCCATCGTGGGGGCCATGAGGCTCGTGTCTGTGCTAATCGCAGCCGGCACCATGGACAGAGCAGGGCGCAAGattcttctctttgtctcag CGTCCATCATGTTTGTGGCAAACCTGGCCCTGGGGCTCTACATCCACTTGAGTCCGCAGAGACCAGCCCCCAACGCTACGGTGGCCCTGAGCAGTGTGGCCCCTGAGGGCTCCGAGTCCGGGAGCTACCTCATGCTGGTGCCCCTCTTTGCCACCATGCTCTTCATCATGG GCTATGCCATGGGCTGGGGCCCCATCACGTGGCTCCTTATGTCCGAGATCCTCCCACTGAAGGCCAGAGGTGTAGCCTCGGGGCTCTGTGTGCTGGTCAGCTGGCTCACAGCCTTCGCGCTCACCAAGTCCTTCTTGCTGGTGGAG AACGCTTTTGGTCTTCAAGTCCCATTTTACTTCTTTGCGGCTGTCTGCCTAATCAATCTGGTCTTCACAGGCTGTTGTGTGCCAGAAACCAGGCGCCGGTCCTTGGAACAAATTGAATCATTCTTCAGGACAGGAAGAAGATCCTTCCTGAGATAG
- the SLC2A6 gene encoding solute carrier family 2, facilitated glucose transporter member 6 isoform X1 — MEQPLLGSETPDYETFPERPDPQQEQNYIRTLKNKRLFLATFAAVLGNFSFGYALVYTSPVIPALERSPNPALRMNKTESSWFGSVFTLGAAAGGLSAMVLNDLLGRKLSIMFSAVPSVIGYALMAGAQGLWMLLLGRILTGFAGGLTAACIPVYVSEISHPGVRGALGATPQIMAVFGSLLLYALGLKIPWRWLAVAGEVPVFVMMVLLCFMPNSPRFLLSQGKEEEALKALAWLRGRDTDFQREFQQIQNSVRRQPTVVGRAAGPFHLQAHRHRCSDEIPAAANRRHAHSGLPAIHLPQHGCAAAPRRRRSHRGGHEARVCANRSRHHGQSRAQDSSLCLRYARSAPCPLPGEGLGAPPSHLLPGLEPSSPSRFTASIMFVANLALGLYIHLSPQRPAPNATVALSSVAPEGSESGSYLMLVPLFATMLFIMGYAMGWGPITWLLMSEILPLKARGVASGLCVLVSWLTAFALTKSFLLVENAFGLQVPFYFFAAVCLINLVFTGCCVPETRRRSLEQIESFFRTGRRSFLR, encoded by the exons ATGGAGCAACCTCTTTTAGGAAGTGAGACACCAGACTATGAGACCTTCCCGGAAAGGCCAGACCCGCAGCAAGAACAGAATTATATCAG AACCCTGAAGAATAAGCGCTTGTTCCTGGCTACCTTCGCAGCAGTACTGGGAAATTTCAGCTTTGGCTATGCCCTAGTCTACACATCCCCAGTCATTCCAGCTCTTGAGAGATCCCCCAATCCAGCTTTACGAATGAACAAGACGGAGTCATCCTGGTTTGGT TCTGTATTCACCTTGGGAGCAGCTGCTGGAGGCCTCAGTGCCATGGTGCTCAACGATCTCCTGGGCAGGAAGCTCAGCATCATGTTCTCCGCTGTGCCCTCAGTTATTGGCTACGCCCTCATGGCTGGAGCTCAGGGGCTGTGGATGCTCTTGCTGGGGAGGATTCTGACCGGCTTCGCAGGAGGGCTCACCGCTGCTTGTATCCCA GTTTATGTGTCTGAGATCTCTCACCCTGGAGTTCGAGGGGCACTGGGGGCCACACCTCAGATCATGGCTGTCTTTGGGTCCCTCTTGCTCTATGCTCTGG GCTTGAAGATACCCTGGCGCTGGCTGGCGGTGGCTGGAGAGGTGCCAGTATTTGTCATGATGGTACTTCTGTGCTTTATGCCCAACTCCCCTCGCTTCCTCCTCTCCCAGGGCAAGGAGGAGGAAGCCCTGAAAGCCCTGGCCTGGCTCCGAGGGAGGGACACAGACTTCCAAAGGGAATTCCAGCAGATCCAGAACAGTGTCCGGCGGCAG CCGACTGTCGTGGGCCGAGCTGCGGGACCCTTTCATCTACAAGCCCATCGCCATCGCTGTTCTGATGAGATTCCTGCAGCAGCTAACAGGCGTCACGCCCATTCTGGTCTACCTGCAATCCATCTTCCACAGCACGGCTGTGCTGCTG CCCCCAGAAGAAGACGCAGCCATCGTGGGGGCCATGAGGCTCGTGTCTGTGCTAATCGCAGCCGGCACCATGGACAGAGCAGGGCGCAAGattcttctctttgtctcaggTACGCCCGCTCTGCCCCCTGCCCTCTGCCCGGAGAGGGTTTGGgtgcccctccctcccacctcctccctggCCTTGAGCCCTCCTCGCCTTCTCGGTTCACAGCGTCCATCATGTTTGTGGCAAACCTGGCCCTGGGGCTCTACATCCACTTGAGTCCGCAGAGACCAGCCCCCAACGCTACGGTGGCCCTGAGCAGTGTGGCCCCTGAGGGCTCCGAGTCCGGGAGCTACCTCATGCTGGTGCCCCTCTTTGCCACCATGCTCTTCATCATGG GCTATGCCATGGGCTGGGGCCCCATCACGTGGCTCCTTATGTCCGAGATCCTCCCACTGAAGGCCAGAGGTGTAGCCTCGGGGCTCTGTGTGCTGGTCAGCTGGCTCACAGCCTTCGCGCTCACCAAGTCCTTCTTGCTGGTGGAG AACGCTTTTGGTCTTCAAGTCCCATTTTACTTCTTTGCGGCTGTCTGCCTAATCAATCTGGTCTTCACAGGCTGTTGTGTGCCAGAAACCAGGCGCCGGTCCTTGGAACAAATTGAATCATTCTTCAGGACAGGAAGAAGATCCTTCCTGAGATAG